Proteins encoded within one genomic window of Sebastes fasciatus isolate fSebFas1 chromosome 18, fSebFas1.pri, whole genome shotgun sequence:
- the ttll2 gene encoding putative tubulin polyglutamylase TTLL2: MASLVFRLHDRGPEVVREVLLERGWEEYDGDEREEEDWNLYWRGSTFRTSEYHNLLPWQRLNHHPKTVGITRKDYLARNLRRMRATFRSSLYDFSPTAFILPNDYTRFLSEYNKLRLIRGPSVYWICKPVDLSRGRGIFIFEDIKDMVYDCSVIVQRYISNPLLISGYKFDLRIYVCVKSFHPLTVYVHQEGLVRFATEKYNLSSLHNLYAHLTNTSINKFGPFYKTEKERVGQGCKWTMSKFRHFLHSQDINELLLWQRINNIVTLTLLTIAPSVPSCPNCVELFGFDILIDVMFRPWLLEVNYSPALTLDCQADITVKKGLISDLIDLMNYTMIDSLRERAYQRQGYKQPCFHSIPPVLTKFKETKFKKRRSGSQSTQMLPLITSHRPPEKMNQRQSRHAFVADYQRHLPPVDLNKIYAYKSRIVNTKTHNDKTLNLILGPHSRTNVSVVNRQTCPALAPWLMDNRGLHVSEVTNRDDAETEAELELSGETDVSSSIPDIPHRGLGFRHSKLPNICSGSHRPVRVERTTTVLNGQHVPPLRVGDFIRTFPFNTATLRASQHQLDVKMVMQELHKLTAQLASSGKKLKREEEEEEVKKEIDGDFDSLLWGPKDPPLLSQCFKPT; this comes from the exons ATGGCATCCCTGGTGTTCAGACTACATGACAGAGGACCAGAGGTGGTGAGGGAGGTGCTTCTGGAGCGAGGTTGGGAGGAATATGACGGAGACGAACGGGAGGAGGAAGACTGGAACCTGTACTGGCGGGGCTCTACGTTTCGCACCTCAGAATATCACAacctgttgccatggcagcGCCTCAACCACCATCCCAAAACTGTTGGCATCACACGCAAG GACTACTTGGCACGCAACCTGAGGAGAATGAGAGCCACGTTCCGTTCATCTCTCTACGACTTCAGTCCCACCGCCTTCATCCTCCCCAACGACTACACCCGCTTCCTGTCTGAATACAACAAACTGCGTCTGATCAGAGGGCCGTCGGTCTACTGGATATGTAAGCCTGTAGATCTCTCCAGAGGCAGAGGGATCTTCATCTTTGAGGATATCAAGGACATGGTCTACGACTGCTCTGTGATCGTACAGAGGTACATCAGCAACCCTCTGCTGATCTCCGGCTACAAGTTTGACCTGAGGATCTACGTGTGTGTGAAGAGCTTTCACCCACTGACTGTTTACGTCCATCAAGAAGGCCTAGTGCGTTTCGCCACAGAGAAGTACAACCTGTCGTCTCTGCATAACCTGTACGCTCACCTCACCAACACCAGCATCAATAAGTTTGGCCCCTTCTACAAGACCGAAAAAGAGAGAGTGGGCCAAGGATGCAAGTGGACCATGAGCAAGTTCAGGCATTTTCTCCACAGCCAAGACATCAACGAGCTTCTCTTGTGGCAGAGGATCAACAACATCGTCACGCTGACCCTCCTCACCATCGCTCCCTCCGTCCCCTCCTGTCCCAACTGTGTGGAGCTGTTTGGCTTTGACATCCTGATTGACGTCATGTTTAGACCTTGGCTGCTGGAGGTCAACTACAGTCCTGCGTTGACTCTGGACTGCCAGGCAGATATCACAGTGAAGAAAGGACTCATTAGCGATCTGATTGATTTGATGAACTATACAATGATTGACAGTTTGAGAGAGAGGGCTTATCAGAGACAAGGGTACAAGCAGCCTTGTTTCCATTCAATACCGCCTGTGCTCACCAAGTTTAAAGAAACCAAGTTTAAGAAGCGAAGGAGCGGTAGCCAGTCCACACAGATGCTCCCTCTGATAACAAGTCATCGCCCACCTGAAAAGATGAACCAAAGACAGTCCAGACATGCTTTTGTAGCGGACTACCAAAGGCACCTTCCCCCTGTTGACCTTAATAAGATATATGCATACAAGAGCAGAATAGTTAACACAAAAACCCACAACGACAAGACCCTGAACCTTATCCTCGGCCCACATTCAAGGACAAACGTGTCAGTGGTAAACAGACAGACGTGTCCAGCTCTCGCACCGTGGCTGATGGACAACAGGGGTCTTCACGTGTCTGAGGTTACAAACCGTGACGACGCTGAAACAGAAGCTGAGCTGGAGCTCTCTGGAGAGACAGACGTTTCCTCTTCGATACCTGATATCCCACACAGGGGGCTGGGATTCAGACATTCAAAGCTCCCGAACATTTGCAG TGGGAGTCACAGACCAGTAAGGGTGGAGAGGACCACCACAGTACTGAACGGACAACATGTCCCTCCGCTCAGAGTTGGAGACTTCATACGGACATTCCCCTTTAATACAGCCACTCTGAGGGCCTCGCAGCATCAACTGGATGTTAAGATGGTCATGCAGGAGCTTCACAAGCTCACTGCTCAGCTGGCCTCATCAGGCAAGAAgttgaagagagaggaggaggaagaggaggtgaagaaggagATAGATGGTGACTTTGATTCACTGTTGTGGGGGCCAAAGGATCCTCCATTGCTCAGTCAGTGCTTTAAACCCACTTAA
- the LOC141756349 gene encoding centrosomal P4.1-associated protein isoform X2: MLTTRSLKPEKKADGPDVTKRALLRERVDRNEELKTGCKGDNILSDREESQDTRNQHSLHKLETSEVQALRLQMEALQQQLKQRENDWSVVRRQLEELIRENSELRKTLTVTPQCCLVAGRYTAQTYPQHQEGQTEMEQLLSNGCSLVASKVTSADQKTKTVTFFNGDVKHILEDGKVVYYYAGSQTTHTIHPSGLEVLHFPNKQIEKRHPGGKREILFPDQTIKYLESDGSERTIFPDGTIVLLSPSGEKVVDFPNGQRELHTSQYKRREYPDGTVKTIYPNGQQETKYASGRARIKEKKITI, translated from the exons ATGTTGACAACACGCTCACTGAAACCAGAAAAGAAAGCTGATGGTCCAGATGTAACAAAAAGGGCACTTCTCAG agagagagtggatcgGAACGAGGAGCTGAAGACGGGCTGCAAAGGAGATAACATCCTCTCTGACAGAGAAGAGAGCCAGGACACGAGAAATCAACACAGTCTGCACAAACTGGAAACCAGcgaagtccag gcccTCAGGCTGCAGATGGAGGCCCTTCAGCAGCAGttgaagcagagagagaatgaTTGGTCTGTAGTTCGACGCCAGCTGGAGGAGCTGATCAGAGAAAACTCTGAGCTGAGgaagacactaacagttacgccGCAGTGCTGCCTAGTGGCCGGACGATATACTGCACAAACATACCCTCAACACCAGGAGGGACAAACAGAG ATGGAGCAGCTTCTCTCTAACGGATGCAGCCTGGTGGCAAGTAAAGTCACTTCTGCAGACCAGAAGACGAAAACAGTCACATTCTTCAACGGAGACGTCAAACACATTTTAGAAGATGGGAAAGTG GTGTATTACTATGCTGGTTCACAGACAACTCATACCATTCACCCGAGTGGTCTGGAGGTCCTTCACTTCCCCAACAAGCAGATTG AGAAGCGACACCccgggggaaagagagagatctTATTTCCAGACCAGACCATCAAGTATTTGGAGTCTGACGGCAGCGAGAGGACGATCTTCCCTGACGGCACCATCGTTCTCCTCTCACC GTCCGGTGAGAAGGTGGTCGATTTCCCCAACGGTCAGAGAGAACTCCACACTTCCCAGTACAAGAGGAGGGAGTATCCTGATGGGACGGTCAAGACCATCTACCCCAACGGACAACAGGAAACCAAGTACGCATCAGGCAGAGCACGCATCAAGGAAAAGAAAATTACCATCTGA
- the LOC141756349 gene encoding uncharacterized protein LOC141756349 isoform X1 codes for MQLHPKKRRQSRDTSRPPQGLTRLYTEMEPRTQPGPLLTLKTGQQNMLTTRSLKPEKKADGPDVTKRALLRERVDRNEELKTGCKGDNILSDREESQDTRNQHSLHKLETSEVQALRLQMEALQQQLKQRENDWSVVRRQLEELIRENSELRKTLTVTPQCCLVAGRYTAQTYPQHQEGQTEMEQLLSNGCSLVASKVTSADQKTKTVTFFNGDVKHILEDGKVVYYYAGSQTTHTIHPSGLEVLHFPNKQIEKRHPGGKREILFPDQTIKYLESDGSERTIFPDGTIVLLSPSGEKVVDFPNGQRELHTSQYKRREYPDGTVKTIYPNGQQETKYASGRARIKEKKITI; via the exons ATGCAGTTACATCCAAAGAAGAGACGGCAGAGCAGAGACACTTCCCGACCACCACAGGGACTGACCAGACTGTACACCGAGATGGAGCCCAGGACCCAGCCAGGCCCTCTGCTAACACTGAAGACAG GGCAGCAGAACATGTTGACAACACGCTCACTGAAACCAGAAAAGAAAGCTGATGGTCCAGATGTAACAAAAAGGGCACTTCTCAG agagagagtggatcgGAACGAGGAGCTGAAGACGGGCTGCAAAGGAGATAACATCCTCTCTGACAGAGAAGAGAGCCAGGACACGAGAAATCAACACAGTCTGCACAAACTGGAAACCAGcgaagtccag gcccTCAGGCTGCAGATGGAGGCCCTTCAGCAGCAGttgaagcagagagagaatgaTTGGTCTGTAGTTCGACGCCAGCTGGAGGAGCTGATCAGAGAAAACTCTGAGCTGAGgaagacactaacagttacgccGCAGTGCTGCCTAGTGGCCGGACGATATACTGCACAAACATACCCTCAACACCAGGAGGGACAAACAGAG ATGGAGCAGCTTCTCTCTAACGGATGCAGCCTGGTGGCAAGTAAAGTCACTTCTGCAGACCAGAAGACGAAAACAGTCACATTCTTCAACGGAGACGTCAAACACATTTTAGAAGATGGGAAAGTG GTGTATTACTATGCTGGTTCACAGACAACTCATACCATTCACCCGAGTGGTCTGGAGGTCCTTCACTTCCCCAACAAGCAGATTG AGAAGCGACACCccgggggaaagagagagatctTATTTCCAGACCAGACCATCAAGTATTTGGAGTCTGACGGCAGCGAGAGGACGATCTTCCCTGACGGCACCATCGTTCTCCTCTCACC GTCCGGTGAGAAGGTGGTCGATTTCCCCAACGGTCAGAGAGAACTCCACACTTCCCAGTACAAGAGGAGGGAGTATCCTGATGGGACGGTCAAGACCATCTACCCCAACGGACAACAGGAAACCAAGTACGCATCAGGCAGAGCACGCATCAAGGAAAAGAAAATTACCATCTGA
- the LOC141756272 gene encoding 12-(S)-hydroxy-5,8,10,14-eicosatetraenoic acid receptor-like yields MESNTTNGSGFHHGEECDASNKALYKFYAAVMIIILILALPLNASVLHLFIFKLKFWKSNSNNIFLFNLVLADILLLICLPIKAYNFIHGERRNKDDTICKAMLFMLFLNRGASIAFLTVTYIDRYFDVVHPGRKNLLRALKKSPQISIIIWVLLLPLTVPTMLKNFDCCNSLNREAGATKEDLLVTGVADKLRETVFFTQILIPFVILVYCTVRIVNRLRRNTVGDRTKLRRAMFLVTAVMVVFSVCFLPCTIARAVLLIARVKDWPDAREDRAAAFFDGLMVLSYMDCLLDPLVYCFCSTKFKSIYLSNYFPFLLKGDQVPVESSTGNTSQPRRNNVIPKSPKPEAVSMCNATCTTTI; encoded by the exons ATGGAATCAAACACAACCAATGGATCTGGTTTCCACCATGGCGAGGAATGCGATGCCTCAAACAAGGCGCTGTATAAGTTCTATGCAGCTGTCATGATTATAATTTTGATCCTGGCGTTGCCTCTGAATGCATCTGTCCTCCACCTCTTCATATTCAAGCTGAAATTCTGGAAATCCAACAGCAATAACATCTTCCTTTTCAACCTGGTGTTGGCTGACATTCTGCTGCTCATCTGTTTGCCCATAAAGGCATACAACTTCATCCACGGAGAGAGGAGGAATAAAGACGACACAATCTGCAAAGCTATGCtcttcatgttgtttttaaacCGAGGGGCCAGCATTGCCTTCCTGACGGTGACCTATATTGATCGATACTTTGATGTGGTGCACCCCGGTCGAAAGAATCTCCTGAGAGCGCTCAAGAAATCTCCTCAGATCTCGATCATCATCTGGGTGCTTCTTCTGCCTCTCACCGTTCCCACCATGCTCAAGAACTTTGACTGCTGCAACAGCCTCAACCGAGAAGCTGGTGCCACAAAAGAGGATCTCTTGGTTACG GGTGTGGCGGACAAGTTGCGAGAAACGGTCTTCTTCACCCAGATCCTCATCCCTTTCGTCATCCTGGTCTACTGCACGGTACGCATCGTCAACCGGCTCAGGAGAAACACAGTCGGGGACAGGACCAAGCTGAGGAGAGCAATGTTTTTAGTGACCGCCGTCATGGTGGTCTTCTCCGTCTGCTTCCTCCCCTGCACCATAGCCAGGGCGGTTCTGCTGATCGCCCGGGTCAAAGACTGGCCTGACGCCAGAGAGGATAGAGCTGCCGCGTTCTTTGATGGCCTCATGGTCCTCTCCTACATGGACTGTCTGCTGGATCCGCTGGTCTACTGCTTCTGTAGCACCAAGTTTAAAAGCATTTATCTCTCCAATTATTTCCCTTTCTTACTGAAAGGCGATCAAGTGCCGGTAGAGAGCTCAACGGGAAACACATCGCAACCTCGACGCAATAATGTCATTCCAAAATCACCAAAACCAGAGGCTGTTTCTATGTGTAATGCAACCTGTACAACCACTATCTGA